The nucleotide window TGTTAAACGCGCGCTTTTAGTAAGCACAAAGTTCTTCGAACTCGATTAAGCCGAAAGTCGTACGCGACCTTTAGCGCGGCGAGCAGCGAGTACAGCGCGGCCTGCACGTGTAGCCATGCGAGCGCGGAAGCCATGCTTCTTTGCACGACGGCGCGTATTAGGCTGGAAAGTGCGCTTTGTCATGTGGAACTCCTTCTGATCAAACAAATCTAAATCGGGCCATAAATGCGGGGGAAGTGCGGTAAGAGGGGTAACGGTAGAGGTCTGGGGATAACGCGGTCAAACCGGCCTGGAGGGGTCATTTCCAGGTTGAGAGTTGTGGATAACTAGTTGCGCTTTTGGCCAAATGGCTCTACTTTTCGCTCTCCTCCACAGGTTTTG belongs to Candidatus Planktophila limnetica and includes:
- the rpmH gene encoding 50S ribosomal protein L34, which codes for MTKRTFQPNTRRRAKKHGFRARMATRAGRAVLAARRAKGRVRLSA